The Athene noctua chromosome 11, bAthNoc1.hap1.1, whole genome shotgun sequence genome has a segment encoding these proteins:
- the VGLL1 gene encoding transcription cofactor vestigial-like protein 1 isoform X1 yields MEETRKLSPKPCKNKEPVKTEWGSQSVVFTYFQGDINSVVDEHFSRALSNAKNPQDLSTKHKGETVVLKNDSMSSHQWNFSSHCSKPYPSSSATSMSNSGLNFSAVGMAGQYQPSALRSHPTQPADLWPFPSIGTPSLTSSVYHHALPDLHTVDEPISDRKYGSLLGLLQQERCLTSMQECTMKQHSSSACMTGPARLQNISQSSAPGGERKASSYQGSENPSVSHATAGIQIHDRRRDLYF; encoded by the exons atggaagaaacaagGAAGCTCTCTCCAAAGCCGTGTAAAAACAAAGAACCTGTGAAAACAGAATGGGGGTCTCAGAGTGTTGTATTTACATATTTCCAAGGGGATATTAACAGCGTGGTAGATGAACATTTTTCTAGAGCTCTAAGCAATGCCAAAAACCCACAAGACCTGAGCACAAAGCACAAGGGTGAGACTGTCGTCCTGAAAAATG ATAGCATGTCTTCCCATCAGTGGAATTTCTCTTCACATTGCTCCAAACCATACCCATCATCTTCTGCTACAAGCATGTCAAATTCTGGTCTGAATTTTTCTGCTGTTGGTATGGCAGGCCAATACCAGCCGTCAGCTCTGAGGAGTCATCCAACTCAACCTGCAGATTTATGGCCTTTCCCTTCGATTGGGACTCCCAGTCTTACCAGTTCGGTGTATCATCATGCCTTGCCTGACCTGCACACGGTAGATGAACCGATCTCTGACAGGAAATACGGTTCTCTTCTTGGTCTCCTGCAGCAGGAAAGGTGCCTGACATCCATGCAAGAATGTACCATGAAGCAACACTCAAGTTCTGCTTGTATGACTGGACCTGCTAGGTTACAAAATATAAGTCAAAGTTCAGCTCCTGGGGGAG AGAGGAAAGCAAGCTCTTACCAAGGCTCAGAAAATCCCAGTGTAAGCCATGCCACTGCAG
- the VGLL1 gene encoding transcription cofactor vestigial-like protein 1 isoform X2: MEETRKLSPKPCKNKEPVKTEWGSQSVVFTYFQGDINSVVDEHFSRALSNAKNPQDLSTKHKGETVVLKNGQYQPSALRSHPTQPADLWPFPSIGTPSLTSSVYHHALPDLHTVDEPISDRKYGSLLGLLQQERCLTSMQECTMKQHSSSACMTGPARLQNISQSSAPGGERKASSYQGSENPSVSHATAGIQIHDRRRDLYF; the protein is encoded by the exons atggaagaaacaagGAAGCTCTCTCCAAAGCCGTGTAAAAACAAAGAACCTGTGAAAACAGAATGGGGGTCTCAGAGTGTTGTATTTACATATTTCCAAGGGGATATTAACAGCGTGGTAGATGAACATTTTTCTAGAGCTCTAAGCAATGCCAAAAACCCACAAGACCTGAGCACAAAGCACAAGGGTGAGACTGTCGTCCTGAAAAATG GCCAATACCAGCCGTCAGCTCTGAGGAGTCATCCAACTCAACCTGCAGATTTATGGCCTTTCCCTTCGATTGGGACTCCCAGTCTTACCAGTTCGGTGTATCATCATGCCTTGCCTGACCTGCACACGGTAGATGAACCGATCTCTGACAGGAAATACGGTTCTCTTCTTGGTCTCCTGCAGCAGGAAAGGTGCCTGACATCCATGCAAGAATGTACCATGAAGCAACACTCAAGTTCTGCTTGTATGACTGGACCTGCTAGGTTACAAAATATAAGTCAAAGTTCAGCTCCTGGGGGAG AGAGGAAAGCAAGCTCTTACCAAGGCTCAGAAAATCCCAGTGTAAGCCATGCCACTGCAG